In Rhizobium sp. N324, a single genomic region encodes these proteins:
- a CDS encoding adenylate/guanylate cyclase domain-containing protein produces the protein MREISPTQNWILITIVLAASGVVYDLMFYSNQTPVIGAIFALFIGMPIIAFERKVLFRGLYRRIQKLPTFAFIITELVIYEILMSIGFACGGLLLWAIGMLKPPSLFDLVIMPYEVFLYALAVCSAMIFLLRVRELLGREVFLSMLVSRYRNPVREERVFLFIDLVDSTAFAEKHGDLRAQQLLSSLFATFAEPVRRHKGMINDYVGDAAIITWPLARGVKNARCVRCIFDILADIEANAAGWRKSYGQVPKLRAALHGGEIITAEIGVDHHKISYFGDTVNTTARLETLCRSLNRPVLISSELARRMEFPDDIACEDLGTHAVKGRGQALGVMALSSRAVTVLNTPAVILHG, from the coding sequence ATGCGGGAAATATCTCCGACGCAGAACTGGATCTTGATCACGATCGTTCTGGCTGCCAGCGGCGTCGTCTATGATCTGATGTTCTACTCCAATCAGACGCCCGTGATCGGGGCGATCTTTGCGCTGTTCATCGGCATGCCGATCATCGCCTTCGAGCGCAAGGTGCTGTTCCGCGGACTCTACAGGCGCATCCAGAAGCTGCCGACGTTCGCCTTCATCATCACCGAGCTGGTGATCTACGAGATTCTGATGAGCATCGGCTTTGCCTGCGGCGGCCTGCTGCTTTGGGCGATCGGCATGCTGAAGCCGCCCTCGCTCTTCGATCTCGTCATCATGCCTTACGAGGTCTTCCTCTATGCGCTTGCCGTCTGCTCGGCGATGATCTTCCTTCTGCGCGTGCGGGAACTGCTCGGCCGCGAAGTCTTCCTGAGCATGCTGGTCAGCCGCTATCGCAATCCGGTCAGGGAAGAGCGTGTCTTCCTGTTCATCGATCTCGTCGATTCGACGGCTTTTGCCGAAAAGCACGGCGACCTCCGCGCGCAGCAGCTGCTGAGCTCGCTGTTTGCGACCTTCGCCGAGCCGGTTCGGCGCCACAAGGGCATGATCAACGACTATGTCGGCGATGCGGCGATCATCACCTGGCCACTTGCCCGCGGCGTCAAAAATGCGCGCTGCGTGCGCTGCATCTTCGATATCCTCGCCGATATCGAAGCCAATGCCGCCGGCTGGCGGAAAAGCTACGGACAGGTGCCGAAGCTGCGGGCCGCCCTTCATGGCGGCGAGATCATCACCGCCGAAATCGGCGTCGATCATCACAAAATCAGCTATTTCGGCGATACGGTGAACACCACCGCCCGGCTGGAAACCCTCTGCCGCAGCTTGAACCGGCCGGTGCTGATCTCCTCCGAGCTTGCCCGGCGCATGGAGTTTCCCGACGATATCGCTTGCGAGGATCTCGGCACCCATGCCGTCAAGGGGCGCGGCCAGGCGCTCGGCGTCATGGCGCTTTCCTCGCGCGCGGTGACCGTGCTGAACACGCCGGCAGTCATTCTGCACGGCTGA
- the rnd gene encoding ribonuclease D — protein sequence MIETTADLAAACKELAKSDFITIDTEFLRETTFWPELCLIQMASPTTEVLVDPLAKGIDLAPFFELMADPKVLKVFHAARQDIEIIFNRGNLIPHPIFDTQVAAMVCGFGDSVSYDQLVSRIKNVHIDKSSRFTDWSRRPLSDKQLEYALADVTHLRDVYLSLKAELDREGRTSWLSEEMDILEARETYDLHPDDAWQRLKMRLRKPQELAILKYVAAWREREARARNVPRSRVLKDDAIYEVAQQQPKDTEALGRLRTIPKGWERSTSGAAVIEAVNAALALPKADMPHVPRQAQAPEGAAAAVELLKVLLKLISEKHGVAPKVIANSEDLDRIAAEGEKAEVAALNGWRRDLFGEPALQLIQGQIALRFVGRKVETVSL from the coding sequence ATGATCGAAACCACCGCCGATTTGGCGGCCGCCTGCAAAGAGCTGGCCAAGTCCGACTTCATCACCATCGACACCGAATTCCTGCGCGAGACGACCTTCTGGCCGGAGCTTTGCCTTATCCAGATGGCAAGCCCGACAACCGAAGTGCTCGTCGATCCGCTGGCCAAGGGCATCGATCTCGCCCCCTTCTTCGAGCTGATGGCCGATCCGAAGGTGCTGAAGGTCTTTCATGCGGCCCGCCAGGACATCGAAATCATCTTCAATCGCGGCAATCTCATTCCGCATCCGATCTTCGACACGCAGGTCGCCGCGATGGTCTGCGGCTTCGGCGACAGCGTCTCCTATGATCAGCTGGTCAGCCGCATCAAGAATGTCCATATCGACAAGTCGTCGCGCTTCACCGACTGGAGCCGCCGGCCGCTCTCCGACAAGCAGCTGGAATATGCGCTGGCCGATGTGACCCATCTGCGCGACGTCTACCTGTCGCTGAAGGCGGAACTCGATCGCGAAGGCCGCACCTCCTGGCTCTCCGAGGAAATGGACATTCTCGAGGCGCGCGAAACTTACGACCTGCATCCCGACGATGCATGGCAGCGGCTGAAGATGCGGTTGCGCAAGCCGCAGGAGCTGGCGATCCTGAAATATGTCGCCGCCTGGCGCGAACGCGAGGCCCGCGCCCGCAACGTACCGCGTTCGCGGGTGCTGAAGGACGATGCCATCTACGAGGTCGCCCAGCAGCAGCCTAAGGATACTGAGGCGCTCGGCCGGCTGCGCACCATTCCCAAAGGCTGGGAACGCTCGACTTCCGGCGCCGCCGTCATCGAGGCCGTCAACGCAGCACTCGCTCTCCCGAAGGCCGATATGCCACATGTGCCGCGCCAGGCGCAGGCGCCCGAAGGGGCTGCTGCTGCCGTCGAACTCTTGAAGGTGCTGCTGAAGCTGATTTCGGAAAAACACGGCGTGGCGCCGAAGGTGATCGCCAACAGCGAGGATCTCGACAGGATCGCCGCCGAGGGCGAGAAGGCCGAAGTCGCGGCCCTCAACGGCTGGCGACGCGATCTTTTCGGCGAGCCGGCGCTGCAGCTTATCCAGGGTCAGATCGCTCTGCGTTTCGTCGGCCGCAAGGTCGAAACCGTCAGCCTGTAG
- a CDS encoding multicopper oxidase family protein yields MPLLTRRNLLKASAVAGAYGVGIGIAGKFGPAEAAPEPQLLAAVKTEAVLTEAGPTRDIMSWGHDGMPPVLRMTKGRPYAARLKNGLDEPTTIHWHGLRIDNRMDGVPFMTQPYIYTGDSFDYAFTPPDAGTFWYHPHCNTLTQMGHGMTGVIVVEDPADPEFDAEVVLNLRDWRLGGDGQFIAAFRPRDAAKSGTYGTVRTANWRQEPQYDAPAGGLVRLRIAVTDVTRIFSLKVEGADTTVIAIDGNPVPKRFPLDLLQIGPGQRLDLAVRMPDGEGAVATLEDIRGTTPKTIASLRAIGPSLKREIGDLGPLAENPVAKADLSTAEEIPLVLSATAENTATESICGTLGYSFWAINKVPWPGDTPDPTAPLAELKLGRSYVFNLENVTPHAHPIHLHGMSFTVISSSTRQVMPLVSDTYLIQPDEKVQLAFVADNPGDWLLHCHIIEHQKTGMTSYVRVS; encoded by the coding sequence ATGCCCCTCCTGACCCGCCGCAATCTTCTCAAGGCATCCGCCGTCGCGGGCGCCTATGGCGTCGGCATCGGCATTGCCGGCAAATTCGGGCCCGCTGAGGCAGCACCCGAGCCGCAGCTGCTGGCGGCGGTTAAGACCGAGGCGGTGCTGACCGAGGCGGGACCGACCCGGGATATCATGAGCTGGGGCCATGACGGCATGCCGCCGGTTCTCCGGATGACGAAGGGGCGCCCTTACGCCGCGCGGCTGAAAAACGGGCTCGACGAGCCGACGACGATCCACTGGCACGGGCTTCGCATCGACAACCGCATGGACGGCGTGCCCTTCATGACGCAGCCCTACATCTATACCGGCGACAGCTTCGACTATGCCTTCACGCCGCCCGATGCCGGCACCTTCTGGTATCATCCGCATTGCAATACGCTGACGCAGATGGGTCACGGCATGACCGGCGTCATCGTCGTCGAAGATCCGGCCGATCCTGAGTTCGATGCGGAGGTGGTGCTGAACCTGCGCGACTGGCGGCTTGGCGGAGACGGGCAGTTCATCGCCGCTTTCCGACCGCGCGACGCGGCCAAGTCCGGCACCTACGGCACGGTGCGCACCGCCAACTGGCGTCAGGAGCCGCAATATGACGCGCCGGCCGGCGGGCTGGTGCGGCTGCGCATCGCGGTCACCGACGTGACGCGGATCTTCTCGCTGAAGGTGGAAGGCGCCGATACGACCGTCATCGCCATCGACGGCAATCCGGTGCCGAAGCGTTTTCCCCTCGACCTGCTGCAGATCGGACCGGGACAGCGGCTCGATCTTGCGGTGCGCATGCCGGATGGAGAAGGCGCTGTCGCGACGCTCGAGGATATCCGCGGCACCACGCCGAAGACGATCGCCAGCCTGCGCGCCATCGGGCCATCGCTGAAGCGCGAGATCGGCGATCTCGGGCCGCTTGCCGAAAATCCGGTGGCGAAGGCCGACCTTTCCACTGCCGAAGAGATCCCGCTGGTGCTGAGCGCCACCGCCGAGAATACCGCCACCGAGAGCATCTGCGGCACACTCGGCTACAGTTTCTGGGCGATCAACAAGGTGCCATGGCCGGGCGACACGCCGGATCCGACGGCGCCGCTGGCGGAATTGAAGCTCGGCCGGAGCTATGTCTTCAATCTGGAGAATGTCACGCCGCACGCGCATCCGATCCATCTACACGGAATGAGCTTCACGGTGATCTCCTCCTCGACGCGGCAGGTGATGCCGTTGGTGTCGGACACCTATCTCATCCAGCCCGACGAGAAGGTGCAGCTCGCCTTCGTCGCCGACAATCCCGGCGACTGGCTGCTGCATTGCCATATCATCGAGCACCAGAAGACCGGGATGACCAGCTACGTCAGAGTGAGCTGA